CAAACCTTCATTTTTGAGACAGTTCGCCCCGTGTCTCAAAAGCTAATTATCATACACACTCGTTTTCATGAGTTTTGGACGGTTGATATAGTGTGTTATAAGTTAGGTTTTTGAGATTGAAGTGGATATCAATGCTTCAACTATTGGGACAAGGTCGGGTCCACGGAAGATCTTTGAAGAAAATCCTTGTTAAACATTTAGTTCTCAATTAGTTTAGAACAACTCTCTTTAATGGATACCGGGGTATTATTGTTTGGAAAATCTCCCAACATTGGTCTTAGGTCTTTCCCTTATTCTCGGACTTGCTGCTCTTATGCTGCCGATAGCAAGGCGTCTTAATATACCCTATACCGTATTGCTGGCTGTTGTGGGTTTTATTCTTGGTCTTATTGAGGTCGTTGTCGATCCGGTAGGAGTCGGCGGAATTTTAGGTGACTTTCTCTACAGCCTTAAAAATTTCAAAATCACATCTGATGCAGTGATGTTCGTATTTCTCCCCGCTCTTATATTCAATTCGAGCCTATCTATCGATGCGCACAGGCTTTTGGATGATTTAGGTCCGATATTACTTCTTGCGATAGCCGGACTGCTCATATCCACTGTTTTTATCGGATACAGCATCTGGATTGTTTCAGGTATGAGCGTGCTTGTCTGCCTTCTTTTAGGAGCCATAGTGTCCGCTACCGATCCTGTGGCTGTAGTATCGATATTCGAAGATTTACACGTCCCGAAACGTCTCGCAATATTAGTCGAGGGTGAAAGTCTTTTCAACGATGCCACGGCTATCGTTTTATTCTCAATACTCAGCCTGATGGTAATGGGAAATAGCGACTTCACTCTGAAGGAAGGAATATTTCTGTTCCTTAAAGTATTTCTCGGTGGAGTGATCGTCGGATATTTGATAGCCACGATCACGGGAGCTCTGTTTAAAAGAATGAAAAAAGTGCCGATTGTTAAAATCACGCTGACGATCTCCCTGGCTTATCTTTCTTTTATTATCGCCGAGCATTATCTCCATGTCTCGGGTGTAATGGCGACGTTGACTTCAGCATTGGTAATAGGCTCCGTGGGAAGGTCGACTCTCAAGCCTTCCACCTGGAAAGATCTGGTTGAGACTTGGGAACATATAGGATTTTGGGCTAATTCTCTGATCTTTATTCTTGTCGGAGTGATCGCGCCTCAAATTATCTTTAATATTGGAATGACCGAATTAAAGATATTAGCGATTCTCACAATCGCAGCTCTACTTTCGCGCGCGTTTATCATCTTCGGGTTGCTGCCTGTGCTATCGATCGGGAACATGATAACCAGGGTGAGTACTGCATTCAAAACTGTCATGTTTTGGGGAGGTTTGCGCGGCGCAGTTTCGCTTGCTCTCGCTCTCGCTGTGATGGAGAACTCCTCCATCTCGCATGAAGTAAGGCAATTTATCGGCATACTTGTCACCGGGTTCGTTTTTATTACGCTCATGATAAATGCGACCACTATCGGTTGGGTGGTTAGATTTTTCCGATTGGACAAGCTCTCTCTAACCGACCGAATCATCAGGGACCGCGCCACCGCACTCTCTCTGAGTGAGGTATTCGTAAAGATCGAGACTGCCACAACAGAATTACAGGCGGACCCGAAGATATCGGATGCATTGATCCGAAGTTACAAAGAGCGCGTGAGTGAGATGAAGACATCTGTGGAACAAATAACTGAAATCACCGAGGAAGAATGGCTTGTTATCGGCTTGCTTGACATATCGATTCAGGAAAGAGAAAACTACCTTAAACTTTTCGGTGACAGATTGATCGATTCAAATATTATCAGGCAGCTCCTCTCGAGGAACGATAATCTGCTTGACGGCATTCGATCCAACGGGGTAATAGGTTATACGAATACGTGGCAGGAAAACCTAAGATTCGACTGGCGTTACGGATTAGCAATGCGATTGCACAGAAGTTTCGGTTATACCGGCTACCTTTCGCAACTCCTTTCAGAACGGTTCGAAATTCTTATGGCGGATTCCACTACCATTAACCGACTCATCAAAACTTCTATTGCTGAGGTTTCAAAACTATTGGGACCGGGAATCGAAAGAAATCTGGAAATTTTGCTGGATGAACGTTATACGAAATCCGAGAAGGCTCAGAACATGCTCAAACTTCAGTATCCAGTACATGGAGCGGCTTTGGAAAAAAACTATTTGGGGCGGATGGCATTAAGACTGGAGGAATCGATCTTTGAAAATATGCTGGATAATTCAATAATTGACAGGGAAGTTTTTGCCGATTTGGAAAACGAATTAGATTTAGCGTCTAAAAAACTTGATAAAATCCCCGAGCTCGACTTGGGGTTAACGCCCGTTAAACTTGTATCGTCTGTTTCGTTCTTATCTAATCTTGATCCCGCCCATCTTCAGAAGATCGTCGGTCTATTGAAAACGAGATTAGCGCTGCCGGATGAACTAATAATTAAAAAGGGCATGCGAGGTCAGGCAATGTACTTTATTTCGAGCGGAGCGGTGGAGGTGGAGTTGGATCCCGAGCCGGTTCTTTTGGGCACCAACGATTTTTTTGGAGAGATTGCCCTATTACTGGAAATTCCGAGGATCGCTAACGTTCGTGCTTTAGGCTTTTGCGAACTTTTGGTTCTTTACGTGAAGGATTTCCAGACTCTGCTCGAATCAGAACCGGAACTGCGTAAGACAATCAAACAGGTAGCCGAGGAGCGTCTGAAAAGGGACAGTATGGTCTGAGCTAATTAATTATTCCACCGATCATCTGACGTTCACCATTAAATCTACATTCTATGTCACGGATTAAACCCCACATTTGTAATTTTCCCATAAACGTGTGGGTTGGAGGTCACGAAAAATATGCGGAGCATTGTCTATTATAATTTACCTTGTAATCTTAAAATTATAATGGTACTATACTTTAGCGCCTTAAAGCAATTCCACTCAGGAGGGAAAAGATGAAAATTCTGCACCGATTATCGCTTACAAGTATTTTATTATTATATGTCGTCTTGGCTGGTTGTTCGGATGAAGCCGAAAATGTTGCTACTTCCGCTGACGGTGTACCCATAAGCTTCAGTGTATATGGAGAAGGGACACCGGCAATCGTTTTCGTTCATGGTTGGTGCTGGGGTCAGAATAATTGGAACGGACAAATCCTGGAATTCTCACGCCAGAATAAAATCATTACGATCGATCTTGCGGGTTTCGGAAAGTCCGGTCACGGTCGTACCGATTGGACTATGGAAGCTTTCGGAGAGGACGTCGTTTCGGTTGTTGAGAAGCTCGGTCTCGAACAGGTAGTGCTTGTAGGATTCTCAATGGGGGACAAAGTTATAGTCGAAGCTGCACGGATTATGCCGGAACGTATTATTGGATTGGTAGGGGTTGACAATTTCAAAAATATAGAACAGAAACTTACAGATGAACAGATAGACGGATTCATAGCCCCCTTCCGAGTCGATTTCGCTGGAACTTTAAATGCGTTCTTACTTTCCATGATCCTCCCGAATGCTGATTCTACTGAGGTCCTGGAAAAAGTGAGCGCTGAATTTGGCGGATGCGCTGCTCCACCTGATATTGCTGTGACCGTAATTGAAAATTATATAAGACACGATATGACAGAGTCGCTCAAAGAGATAAAAGCTCCTATTCACTGCATCAACTCTGATTTAGTTCCCACAGATATTGAGGCTGCTCAACGCTATGTTTCCTCCTTCAAGGTCGAAATAATGTCAGGAGTGGGTCATTTACTTATCTGGGAAGATACAGATACGTTCAATCGACTACTCGGTGAAATTATTAAGACGTTCGTAACGTCTTAATACCGGTGCTTTAGTATTCTATGATCTACTGACCGGGACCTACAGCAGTACCGGCTATTATATAACACTTTAAGCCTTTAGGTTGCGCTGAAAATTTAGCTCAAATTCTCATAATCGTATAAGATTCGATACACCAAAAATGTGTCTCATAATCGTTCGATTAGTTAACAGTTCGCCCCGTGGAGCGAAAGCTAGTTATCATAAGCTCTCGTTTTGATGTGTTTATAAGAGAGCGAATTGGTGTGTTTATACTGACGTTTATGACACAGTGCTATTTGAGCAGCATCATCTTCCGCGTCTGAATAAAGTCGCCTGCCTGCCGGACTGATGTCGGGCTGGCGTGAATTCTGTAGAAATAAATACCTGAAGAAACGCCGCTTGCATCCCACGTTATCTGGTGGAGTCCTGCGGGTTGAATCCCGTTAACGAGTCGAGCTATTTCCTCCCCACGCAAATTATATATAATCAGGAGAACTTTGCTTGTGCTTGGCAGCGCATAATTGATGGTAGTAACGGGATTAAACGGGTTTGGGTAGTTCTGGCTGAGAATGAAGGAGAGCGGCGAAGAAGAGATGTCTTCTTCCACTCCGACGATACCAAGCAGATTGTTGATAATTTCTATCATTCGCCTCGGGTTATATTCGGTGTTGTGATACACCACTTTCATCTGTTGGTCGATAATATAATCGAGTGGAAACGGGGAAGTACCTCCAAACTGATTATAATCCCAAATAACCATCTCGTCCGAATCCATCAACACGGGAAAAGTTATTCCGAAGGCGGCAATAAAGTTCTTTATCAGATCCAAATTTTCGTTATTGTTTATCCCGAAAATAACTACCGGATCCGATTCGAACGTCCGCCCTATCGTTACAGCTATGTCCGACAACTCCGGACCGCAGACCGGTCACCACGATGCGAAAAACGAGAGGACAATCACCTTGCCCGCATAATCCGACAGTGTGTGAGGAACCCCGTCGATGTCATCCAACGTGAAATCCGGGGCACTGTCGCCGATCTTAAGGGAATTTGTATTTCCCTTTGCGACAAATATCTTGCGCGGCTCGTCAGGATCGTTCGACCAAAAACTGATGACAGCCTGGGTTGTTTGATCATCTACAGGTGTAAAAGTCAACTGAACCTCCGCGACTCCTCCCGGTTCTATATTCAAAAATTCGGTATCAAGAGTAAAATCCTCTCCGTTTGAGGTTATACTATCCACCGACAACTCTGTAGGTCCGGTATTCAGTACCGTAATAATTCTTGCTTCGGAACTGCTTCCAACGGGTGTGCTGCCGAAATCATGAAACGTTTCAGAAAGAAAGATATCCGGCTCTTGTGTATTTCCGAAAAGCAGAATGTCAAAATTCAGCCAGTTGGCTACGTAAAGAAGGCTGTCTCGCGCAGCTATGCCCATTGCTCTCATCGTAATTTCTTCCCATCCGACTACGAACGGCGCTTGCCCGTCCGATACATCTATTACTTCGACAATATCCCACTCAGCCAGATATGCCTTATCGCCATCCACCGAGACACCTGCCGTAAAAAACGGGCTTTGGTAGTTACTTAAAAAGATCGGATTTGACGGTTCGTTCACATCAATTATATCAAGCCCCTGTGAACCCACAGCAACATAAGCGATGCCGTTAACCACATTCACGTCCCTGGCGGGTCCGGTTGTGGTAATTGCTGAAAACTCGCTTA
The sequence above is a segment of the Candidatus Neomarinimicrobiota bacterium genome. Coding sequences within it:
- a CDS encoding cation:proton antiporter; protein product: MENLPTLVLGLSLILGLAALMLPIARRLNIPYTVLLAVVGFILGLIEVVVDPVGVGGILGDFLYSLKNFKITSDAVMFVFLPALIFNSSLSIDAHRLLDDLGPILLLAIAGLLISTVFIGYSIWIVSGMSVLVCLLLGAIVSATDPVAVVSIFEDLHVPKRLAILVEGESLFNDATAIVLFSILSLMVMGNSDFTLKEGIFLFLKVFLGGVIVGYLIATITGALFKRMKKVPIVKITLTISLAYLSFIIAEHYLHVSGVMATLTSALVIGSVGRSTLKPSTWKDLVETWEHIGFWANSLIFILVGVIAPQIIFNIGMTELKILAILTIAALLSRAFIIFGLLPVLSIGNMITRVSTAFKTVMFWGGLRGAVSLALALAVMENSSISHEVRQFIGILVTGFVFITLMINATTIGWVVRFFRLDKLSLTDRIIRDRATALSLSEVFVKIETATTELQADPKISDALIRSYKERVSEMKTSVEQITEITEEEWLVIGLLDISIQERENYLKLFGDRLIDSNIIRQLLSRNDNLLDGIRSNGVIGYTNTWQENLRFDWRYGLAMRLHRSFGYTGYLSQLLSERFEILMADSTTINRLIKTSIAEVSKLLGPGIERNLEILLDERYTKSEKAQNMLKLQYPVHGAALEKNYLGRMALRLEESIFENMLDNSIIDREVFADLENELDLASKKLDKIPELDLGLTPVKLVSSVSFLSNLDPAHLQKIVGLLKTRLALPDELIIKKGMRGQAMYFISSGAVEVELDPEPVLLGTNDFFGEIALLLEIPRIANVRALGFCELLVLYVKDFQTLLESEPELRKTIKQVAEERLKRDSMV
- a CDS encoding alpha/beta hydrolase encodes the protein MKILHRLSLTSILLLYVVLAGCSDEAENVATSADGVPISFSVYGEGTPAIVFVHGWCWGQNNWNGQILEFSRQNKIITIDLAGFGKSGHGRTDWTMEAFGEDVVSVVEKLGLEQVVLVGFSMGDKVIVEAARIMPERIIGLVGVDNFKNIEQKLTDEQIDGFIAPFRVDFAGTLNAFLLSMILPNADSTEVLEKVSAEFGGCAAPPDIAVTVIENYIRHDMTESLKEIKAPIHCINSDLVPTDIEAAQRYVSSFKVEIMSGVGHLLIWEDTDTFNRLLGEIIKTFVTS
- a CDS encoding T9SS type A sorting domain-containing protein; translated protein: MSDIAVTIGRTFESDPVVIFGINNNENLDLIKNFIAAFGITFPVLMDSDEMVIWDYNQFGGTSPFPLDYIIDQQMKVVYHNTEYNPRRMIEIINNLLGIVGVEEDISSSPLSFILSQNYPNPFNPVTTINYALPSTSKVLLIIYNLRGEEIARLVNGIQPAGLHQITWDASGVSSGIYFYRIHASPTSVRQAGDFIQTRKMMLLK
- a CDS encoding redoxin domain-containing protein, which gives rise to MGKTILKFYRRTLVISLYFILFHSSAIPQGLDNIDPVGRFQAFWFAEMLDVELSGDVAWVAGVGGLVAIDVSDPQNPTMFSRYNPSGNPYGERYYHSAIGDKIAYASGRLDGISVIDISSLNFLRLESVHKEEGVSYEGLYLGANYLYACRHEKGLEILELAGNSLFSVSVYENLSNAWTVVVEEGIAYVADGIGGLKILNVNDPNNISEFSAITTTGPARDVNVVNGIAYVAVGSQGLDIIDVNEPSNPIFLSNYQSPFFTAGVSVDGDKAYLAEWDIVEVIDVSDGQAPFVVGWEEITMRAMGIAARDSLLYVANWLNFDILLFGNTQEPDIFLSETFHDFGSTPVGSSSEARIITVLNTGPTELSVDSITSNGEDFTLDTEFLNIEPGGVAEVQLTFTPVDDQTTQAVISFWSNDPDEPRKIFVAKGNTNSLKIGDSAPDFTLDDIDGVPHTLSDYAGKVIVLSFFASW